CGCACAAGCTGAGTTCAACGTTAGTGCACTACTGGAATAAAAAATTTCTATACTATTCGGCAACATATGTACATGGCATAAAAATGTATTGTTGCTTTTAGTGTTCACCGTAGAGTCAGGTCGTAATGTTTGTTGACATTCTAAGGTAATGCGTTTAGGTGCGTTTGTTCTGGAGCCGTGTAGTCAAAGACTGCATTACATTTCTGTCACCCGATAataaactgaattttttttttcggaggtcAGTTGGAAGCAGAGATAACCTGCTAGGAAACTTACATGAAAGAACTAGGGAGAAAAATAAGGAAAAACATACAGAGAAAGAAAAgagcaaatgaaaataaaaagaaacaaggacaataaagaagaaaattatGGATTtagaatatttaaaaaataacaggATTTTACGATAACCGCTGTCATATTGCCAGCATACGCTTTGATGCTTGCTAAAAACGATGCCAACAAGAATCAAGTGCTTGTATCCTTCCTTGTTTCTCTCCTGGAAGTCTTGTTGAAGAGACTGGAGGAAGAGCTGCGAGCAAATGGCTACCTGGTGCGAGACAAACTCCCCAAGGAGATCGCCGCTTGCCAGAATGCCCTACGAGACTTGCAGAAGGTGGCCGCCGAGCCAGCGATGGGACAGAACGAACTCAGCAGGCTCAAGGCGAAGGTAGGTGCGTTACCGCAGCTGAGCCATTTCAACTTATAGATTTGCGATGTTACGTTTCTAGGCGATGCAACAGACGACGAGCAAGCGACGACACCGAAGGCTGTCAGAATTCCATCTCTGCAGCCGGGCAGGAAAGAGCGACGCCACGCTCTGCCGTGGCGCATAAAAACAGCCCGCGATACCAGCGCCGCGACATCAGCGCTTTTCATACGCGTCATGTTGAACAAGAAATCAGCAATACGTTCCGCGCGACAGAGGCTGTTATCACCAGAAGAATGTAACACTTAAATGTCAGTGACTCATAGAAATGAAAAGGTTCGTCTTTTTCGGTAGATGGTGCTTTAAACGTTCCTCGAAAAAGCTTTCGTCAAAGTTAGAAATTCAGTTCAGTATAAAAGGGCACGACTTGTCGAATCACCATAAGCGACAATTTTTCAGAAGCCACCTGTGTTGCCAGAGTTCACAATAAATACTTCCGAAGACGTTCGAGGCCTTTCTCTCCTGCCGCGCATGAAGTTACCCGTTGCCTTTCGCGCCGGCACTGCGAGACGGACCAAGTGCAGTGATAAGAGAAGTGCACACTGAAAATATCGAAAATCATTTAAAAATATATATGTGCTCCTAAGAAACAGTACATTCCACACTCTGATCTTAATGAAACAACTTTCGACTTCTTTGCTTAATGAAAACCAGCTGAGGAGGCAACACTTACTGACCACCTCTCGCAGATGCCCACGTTAAAATCCTCAATTTTTCACCCTGCCTTAACAAGCAGCGTTCGCTTGCCCTCTTCTCCCGGTAGTGACCTGAAATTACGTCACGAGGTGCACCTGGTCTGCTGAAGTTTACATATCGCAGCTTTTCTATTGTTTTGACGGTGCAGGTTCAATCTGAGAACCAGGAAATCAACGCCCTCTACGAACAGAAGATGCGAAGCCAGGAAGCAGCGGATGACAAGCTGACGCTCTTCAGGCAACAGGTCGGGTACATGAGTatgctctgaaacaccttctttTATCTTCTTTTTACAAATGCAGTGTGAAAAACCAGCGGCTTTCAAAGGATTTCGTGGTTAACGTGTAGCAGAGCCCCCGAAAAATGCACTATCAGAGAAGGCACACAGAGCAACCACGACGCTCACTGTACACACTCTTAAGCTTCCAAAAAATGAATTGCTACTTTTCCAAAACATAATAGCGCGGTTAGCGTAAAATTATCCAAATTTAGAGTTTGACCAGGCTACAATAAAAGCTAAGTACTACATTGCCACTGGTTGACTAGCGCATATCAAACGACTTTTTATTTCCTATAAAATGCGTTCCCCACTTTATCAGAGAAATTTACTATGTACTCCTCGATTTTAGAAAAGTAAGCTGTCCCAACTAATTCTTAAGCAGTAAAAATTATCTGAACTGCGCTAAGAGGCTGCCAGTAACACTACCTGCCAGTATTCTCAATATAATCGCAGCGTTCAATAATGTTGATTGTTTTGATGCGTCACATTTGGTGAACATGAATGTTCAGTCGATAAGACCTCATACTTCCACCATGCAAAGATGACAACATGATCACAGAACACGCTCAGCTAAGTTCACACTAGCAGTCCTCCCTCAGGCGCATTAAACGACATACCGCTTCAAAATAAGTTAACTTTCCAGCACCATATGCATTGTTACCATGGGTACTGAATGGGCATattgttatgttatgttatgttatgttatgttacgTTATGTAGTTATGTGTACAtgttatatattttatatatgttaTCTCGTAGGAACAAGAGCGATCATGTGGCAATGTTTAAATGGGAGCCTTTTTAAGTGTACTGCGTGCATTCAGAGGTGCATCCGTGGAAAGCGCCCTTTCTACACCCACTCCAGCATGCTAACCGAGGAGTGCATCGTCTGACATGTCGAATCATGCACCGCAGGCGGCGGTGATAGCGCGCAAGAAGGAGGCGGCAGCCGAAACGCTCAACGAGCTCCGCCTGCAAGTGGCCCAGCTTGAGGCGCAGCTGCAGGAGAAGCAAAGTCTCGTCTCCGGCGGGGAGCAGGTCCTCAAGGGGGACGAGGTACGTATATGCGAAGAGAGGAGGGCTCTGTGCTGACCACTGCACGCCATCTGACTGGACTTTACAATGCGCAACATGGCGCGCGCAGTTCAAGAAGTACGTGAACGCGCTCCGTGGCAAGAGCAGCCAGTACAAGCAGCAACGCCAGGAGCTGGCCGAGCTGAGGGCCGAGACTGGGGTGCTGGCACGCACCCAGGAAATCCTCACCCAAAAGGAGCGGGAACTGACGCAGAGTCTGGTAAGTGCACCAGGACACACGATGTGGAGGCATCACAAAGCACACCGTAAGTTGCCCGCAGCGAGCATGGCGTCTTGACAAAAGACGTGTGGAATTCATTTATGTCTCCGTTCTTCCATACCATGTATGTAGTTTGAGTGGACGCGCGAGCAACAGTTTCTTCCATGCCATTTATGCCTCCGTTCTTCCATACCATGTATGTAGTTTGAACGGACGCGCAAGCAGTAGTTTCTTCCATACCGTGTATGTAGTTTGAGTGGACGCGCGAACAGTTCAACGTGCGTAAGGGAACTATAGGGGCATGGGCAGTACGACTTTGCGGGACGGTTCGTTCCGCTAAGACTCCTGAAGGCGGCTCATTGTCTAGTTTTTCGAGTAGCGCAAACGCGCAGTAACTGGGGAAGTGCCCCGCAGACCAGCAGATTTACAGTTGCCGGTGAGGAGACACACTCGTATGACCAAGTGAACGGCATACGTCTCCGCTGGTCCACACTTTTGTTTAATCCCAGCGACCATACGGCATGCCGAATTGCAGGAGGCGTTGGAAGAGCGGCACGGCGTCCGCGGCTACCACCGGCTGCAGGGCACGCTGGAGAGCTTGTCCGGCAGCAAGGCTGCGATAGACGAGACGAAGATGGCGACGCTCGAGGACATGTCCGCCATGGTGACCAACCTCAACAAGCGCATCGCCGAAAGGAAGGGGCGCCTGGCACCGGCTATCAGAGACCTCCGACCGCTTAGGAAAAGCTTCCAGGTCGGGCCATCACGGGCACGCCACATGCCGTCTATGCGTTAAACAAATCTAGATCACGACAGAGGATTCCCGCCGAGACCTCGAGCATGAACAAAATAATACAGCGATTCCAAATTTGGGCCAAAAATTGAAACTCTGTGTCGTCCATTTTTGTTCCACTGTTTCAAGCGCTCTCAACATGTAACTTTAAATTGGATTTGAACGCCTTGTCTCCTTTCAGTTTACTTGGGAAGTCTCTCCGTAGCCACAAGCATTCTCATTAGAGAGATGTAGCATAGCGGAGGCGTATACCGGATTACTGGACTCATGCGCACGCGCAGAGGCAGAGGCGGGGCCAGGTGGGGCCACTACGCGTAcccagccggcgtccggtaatcCGGTATACGCCTCCGCTATGATAAATCTCTATATCCTTCCATGGCGCGAGTAACCTTCAAGAGGAACCATTCAACGACAGTAAGCGTAGTAGCCTCGATGGATCGCGGTTGGCAAGTGATGCCAGTCTAAGAAATTTGAAACTGCGGCCTCATGTGGCAACGCTGTTACTAAAGACGTAACTGGCAAAATAAAACTCCTAACCTGTCGCCTAGTCACTTAAAGCCACAATGCTAAAAAAGAATTGAGACACCTCCAGGCTTTTGCGCGATTGGAGACTACGTGCCTTTTATAAACGGTCAATGTCTCCTTGCTCCGCACAGGACGTGTCAGCAGAGTACGAGAAGAAAAAGGCAGCGTACGACGCCTGTGCGGCTGGTTTGGAAAGCAGCCTCGCATGCCTGGAGCAGGTGTGTGCTGCCTCTGTTCCATTAATTTTCACGCCCTTAATTGTGCCCATTGCTAGTTTAGCTTCAGTAAACATTCAGCGGAAGGGCAATCGAGAAACATGCGTTTCGTCCCTCGCCATCACCCTTCTGCCTGTGAGCGTTTTGTGCAAAAGCTCACAATACTCCCAACTTGGTTAAAACGGCAGCAGTATAGCGGTGGCTTTTCCCCGCGTCATGTTTCATTTTGGCGGCATCGCACTTCTAGGAGGTGGCCAGTCTCAGAAGCGAGCTGAACAGCGAGGAGTCCAAGCTCAACTTTTTGCAGCACAGCCTTAGGATCCACGAGGTGCAGCTGAACTTCCTCAAGGCGAACGGCGTGCTTGGAAACCCCGCAGCCGAAGCGGGCTCCGACAGCCAGACCTCCCTCAGGTCAGGACCTCCCTCAGGGCCAGACCTCCCTCAGCACGCCACTATTCAGCGCCCGTATCTACAGCTTCTTCAGTTGTAAGCACAACGGCAGCCGAAGCGAAGACGAGATGCTCGCCTTATCGAGACGAACGAAGTATGTTAGCAGCAGAAGGCCAGCAGAAAACCAACGATAAGCCTGCTTATTTCTTGAGGTTTGCATAGGTTATTCAGGtggatttccttttttttttctgcagagaaGAGGAGGAAGGCGCCTGAAAGGATTCACTTAACACGAAAGTTAGAAGGCGCTCCCCTATAGAACAACGACGAAGGCTCTCTCCGCGACTCGGTTAATATATGTTTCGTATACCTTGAGCGACCCTGTCTTTCGATTTTTTTCATCGTCAACTGTAACATAAGTCATATCGTCATACCGCTACTTTCCGAAATACTAGGGCTAGCAGTCCTGCATGTCGAGTTATGTTTTAAACAAGAGGAGCATCAAGAATAAGAATTACTAAAACTAGGGTGTTCCCAGTTTTTTCTCTCGGGGTTCGAATAAGCATGTATCAGTTCCGCTGCCTTGCCTGTTGACAGACACCTCACACAAAAGCATGGAGTTTTTTGCATCACTTTTCTCACAGTGGGAGAGAACAAAAATCAAACGCGTGAAATAAAATCAACGTATACACGAAGCATTCCGGGTGATGACACGAACTTAAATCATTAAGTATATCACAAGGGCACGAGAACAAAAACATCGAGACTACTTTGAAGGGCAGGGCAACCTTTTGAAATCGATAAAAACAGTGAAAGCTTGATTATGGACTGCAGATTTACCAACCTGGCCCCTTTTGAAGTTATTGCATCACCATCACTTACAGCTATAGGCAAACAGCCGTAGCTCAAGTGCGGTATGGCACACtctattgccccccccccctcactaaTTCGCACATACGAGGAATCTCTGACTAAGCACGTTAGACCTATCCTAAAAATCTTCATACAACACCGGACTTTGTGTTTCACCAAAGACGCTTTCGCTCTTGCAGGACCCGGCTGAGCCAAGAGATCGCCGAGCAAGAGAAAAAAGGCAAGGCTCTGCGGGAGCGTCAGAAGGAACTTCGCGAGAAGCAGACCTCGCTGCGCGCGCAGACCGAGCAGTGGACCCACCTGCAGACGCTACTCAGGGCAAAAATGGCCGCCATCACAGCTTCCGCCGCGTGGCAGCACCATcaggcagcgccgccaccgccgccggcCAGCGCCGCTGCACGTGAAGACAGCGCTTCGAGAGACTGGCTCGTGCTCTGAGATATAGAAATGGAGCAGAAGCTGGAGTAATGTAGCCGATCATAGCAGTTGAGAAGCTGCAGGTCAGAATCCCATAGAGAAATCTTCGGAGGCTAAAAGAAGAGGGAAACATCGCATATACTCTTTTTAGCGTCAGCTGTCTGTAGCACCCTTGAATTTTTAAGCAACCCAGAAAATTTCCCCTCAATACTGCAGGGGTCGCAACGGTTTGTAATTTACAATTTAGAAGCAATCGGCTGCTAGATCTTTCTGAGTTTGAAGTCTGAGAAAAGTCTTGCTCCTGGTAAATGATTGGAAGCCTTTGGACGGGATAGTTATATATCGCTGATTGGGAACCTATATATGCAGAATAAAGTCTTCGTAGACCAGTGTTGGCATTATGGTATTGCGGCGAATGACACTAAAACCATTATGCACCTGATGCCATTAATAACCCCAGTGTAGTTCAGCTCCGAGCCGTTTAAAGAAAGATTTACGCAATAAATAATCGGTTCGAGAACATGATCGTCATTAAGGCAGCTAATAAATGAATACTTTTCCAGCACTTTAGAGAGGTGCATATTCTTCTACACGTTCTTCAACAGTACATATTCACAATGCGTCTCAGTTAATTGCGTGGAAGCAGTGATGCTCTACATTTTTACGCACTCTACATCCCTGTTTCTTCATAAATACCGACctgaagaacaaaaacaaaaatccaGCAGTAGAAAATGAGGTGCAATTATCTGTTTGCATTTCATATAATATGAAAATATCAGAATGTATTTTATTTCTTCCCAGACGCACTGAGTAACATGGTTCACGGCAAAGAAGTTCTTAAACAGAAGACTaaggatcccccccccccttgtttttTTCGGTAAAGAAAGGAGTTGTAAATATAATCCTAGAACAGAAAGCACCTTGATGTTTGCTTTCTATAAAATCTAAATTACATTGCCACCCTTAGTCCGTTCCAGCCCTTCCTGCTACGTTCAAAAGAATTCTCGGATCCATTATATGAAGAACCGTTTCCGCTTTTTGGTCTCCCGCGCTAAGCGCCTGTGGATGGGTGTACAGTTGGGCTATAAACCCGACGTCATGGTTATAATCAATTAAAGCGGGCCGGCCACAATTGTGTCCCTGCTTGTCTGGTGCCTGAACACTCCTTTCTTTTAGTTAGGAAGCGCGTGATTGAACGAATTCTTATTCGCCCCTGAGAACTCTGACATCCAGAGAACTGATGACATCCGGTGTGACGTCATTAAACGGAAGGCCGCGTACTATTTGGCAAGCCTTCTATGGCGGCACCCCTCaggtatttctttttgtcacCGTTTGGATGCTTTTTGAGCTTCGCATTCAATGCATAGTTACATAGAACTTTAAAAACAGCGCCACCAAACACCTACCTCGTATCTCGTTTTACacggcgtgcgtgcgtgcgtgcgtgcgtgcgtgcgtgcgtgcgtgcgtgcgtgcgtgcgtgcgtgcgtgcgtgtgtgtgtgtgtgtgtgtgtgtgtgtgtgtgtgtgtgtgtgtgtgtgtgtgtgtgtgtgtgtgtgtgtgtgtgtgtgtgtgtgtgtgtgtgtgtgtgtgtgtgtgtgtgtgtgtgtgtgtgtgtgtgtgtgtgtgtgtgtgtgtgtgtgtgtgtgtgtgtgtgtgtgtgtgtgtgtgtgtgtgtgtgtgtgtgtgtgtgtgtgtgtgtgtgtgtgtgtgtgtgtgtgtgtgtgtgtgtgtgtgtgtgtgtgtgtgtgtgtgtgtgtgtgtgtgtgtgtgtgtgtgtgtgtgtgtgtgtgtgtgtgtgtgtgtgtgtgtgtgtgtgtgtgtgtgtgtgtgtgtgtgtgtgtgtgtgtgtgtgtgtgtgtgtgtgtgtgtgtgtgtgtgtgtgtgtgtgtgtgtgtgtgtgtgtgtgtgtgtgtgtgtgtgtgtgtgtgtgtgtgtgtgtgtgtgtgtgtgtgtgtgtgtgtgtgtgtgtgtgtgtgtgtgtgtgtgtgtgtgtgtgtgtgtgtgtgtgtgtgtgtgtgtgtgtgtgtgtgtgtgtgtgtgtgtgtgtgtgtgtgtgtgtgtgtgtgtgtgtgtgtgtgtgtgtgtgtgtgtgtgtgtgtgtgtgtgtgtgtgtgtgtgtgtgtgtgtgtgtgtgtgtgtgtgtgtgtgtgtgtgtgtgtgtgtgtgtgtgtgtgtgtgtgtgtgtgtgtgtgtgtgtgtgtgtgtgtgtgtgtgtgtgtgtgtgtgtgtgtgtgtgtgtgtgtgtgtgtgtgtgtgtgtgtgtgtgtgtgtgtgtgtgtgtgtgtgtgtgtgtgtgtgtgtgtgtgtgtgtgtgtgtgtgtgtgtgtgtgtgtgtgtgtgtgtgtgtgtgtgtgtgtgtgtgtgtgtgtgtgtgtgtgtgtgtgtgtgtgtgtgtgtgtgtgtgtgtgtgtgtgtgtgtgtgtgtgtgtgtgtgtgtgtgtgtgtgtgtgtgtgtgtgtgtgtgtgtgtgtgtgtgtgtgtgtgtgtgtgtgtgtgtgtgtgtgtgtgtgtgtgtgtgtgtgtgtgtgtgtgtgtgtgtgtgtgtgtgtgtgtgtgtgtgtgtgtgtgtgtgtgtgtgtgtgtgtgtgtgtgtgtgtgtgtgtgtgtgtgtgtgtgtgtgtgtgtgtgtgtgtgtgtgtgtgtgtgtgtgtgtgtgtgtgtgtgtgtgtaaagccTGTAaggaggttttagaattcgatgagTTTAAAAGGGCTAAATGTGtgaaacatgcaggtaaagcCTGCGAAATCGTTTTGCCCTAGCATTTGAAGTGGCGGCAtaatcgccgaataaagcggcgtcggcgttgaggcttctctgcagtgcacagcgacgggCAGAGGTCCCGATAATAACGTCACATACGACGGCGCTACGTTCAAGTGAGGAAACAGTTGTTTCgtggaagaaaaccaacgccattgAATGTGAATCGCACTAATCATTGTTTCGCGGCATCGGACAAAGCACAGCAGCATGTAAGCGAAAGCAGCAGACATTTGAAGTTTCGCGATAATGACGTCACAACGAGTTTCCTCGCACATCTCCaatgcagtgaggagaagcctgaacatcgtcgcggATTTAATCgatgattacgtcaccattttaaacgcTAGTGCAAAAATACTTTGCATGTTTTGCCTAGAAGCTCCGtagattcgaattcttgaataCCCTCGAATTCTCAGAAAACCACTTCAGCATCCCTAGGATGTGCTCAGTGCCTGATACAGCGCAATTGTAGCGACAACATGGACCCACACTCTCTCACGCGTTCTGAACCCTCGAACGAGAATCAGGATTTCATTGATATTCTACAATTCTCGTTGATTCCGGCCAGACACCGTTGCGGCAGCCATCGGATAAACACGTGCATCCACGTTCTAATCAAGTACGTCAAGCTCACTGCTCTTACCCAGGACCTCCTTTCGGCAGACCTGTTCTCATATGTGTAATTTATTACATTATACACCCAGCCACCAGAAATAAAGTCGTGAGAATGATTGTAGGCATAAGCACACACACATAATTTGCATAGCGCTCATTCTTCTGAAAATAAGGTTAAACAATTTGATGCGGCTTGGTTGAAACATTCGGCGAGAGCCGTCATGTTCTAAGCCGCGGCCTTGTTTAGACGgtactgttttgtagcgatagctacattacggtagcatttcgagccttcagcgtgggcacggtcacgtggctcgtcacgtggttggtcacgtggtgcggagcagctgctgctgccggcggagcggcgcgccggcgaaaccgagctgcgatagctgtgcgcatgcgccatgtcaagtgggacgaagatgaaggaggaacgcccagagaaacggagcggcgaaagaccgactttgcaattcgactgagcgagttccactcggccagctgtagctatcgcgtcactccaggtttaaccagagctaaaccaccgccatttttttttgtttcctttccacTTCTCTCTCCACGACGGCGTCTCTCCATTTTAGCCCGCTTCTCTTCTTTTCCtgttcttctttccctccttctttccctccttctttttcttctctcttttgaCATGGCTTAGACGCCAAAGCAAGCCAAGCCACTGAAGATGAATAACTTCTACTACAACTTGTTTCAGTTACACGACTTGTTGTTGTTTGTTAACACGACTTCTTGCCGTAAAACAACGCTTTCTTCTTTGTTCTCTTCTTGGATTTGAGTTGATTTCGCTTCGCGCCTACCCGCTGAGGCACCAAGCGGAAACAAGTTAAGGCAATCCAAGCCAAGGAAGAACAACTGCAACTAAAACGGGCTTCAGTTACACGACGACTGGTCGTGGGCTCCTATTAACGGCTCTCGCTGTAAAAGGCTTGCTGGATTCGCTACTGCTCAGGATATTATTAACTATGAATCCAATTTCAGGCCGTCAAGACTCTTTTTCTAAAATGTTATTTGATTTTGAACATCAGCTATATGTACGTATACGTGCTACGTGTTGTACGATTTTGAAACATGTTACGTGCTTAAGTGCATGCGGCGAAGAACTCGGAGCACGAGCGCTTGAGGCGCGCCTTGCATGTGCAAGAAGACGAAGAAGTTTTCAGCTGAAGAGGCCGTCCTTTCGCTGCTTATGCGCTGTCCTAAAGTGGGCTACAACGGACGGAAACATCATATCTTCCTCCTGGCCCCATTTGTTACCATGCATCCCAGCCCTTCCCGGTCAGCTAGCCGCAAAAAGGCTAAAAAAGGTTCGAAGTCGGGGACTCCACGACAGCAAGCCACACCACGAAGCGGCGCAGAGAGGCGGCTGTCACCAGGCGCGACGACGCCGCCCCAGACACAAGGGGCTACTGCGACCGACCAGCAACAGTCAGAGAAGCCCAAGGATGCGACCTCTGCGACACCGCAGGTGACAGCAGCCGGAAAGCGGTCGTCAGATTTGGTTCCTTGCGAGTACTACGCACTCCCACCGCTGCTCCGGCGAGTAACTTACCCAACGCCAACACCTACGCCTCCCGACGTGTCGCCGCCGAAGGCGCTACCGCAGCCGGTGACTCCCACCCTGCCGCCGCCATCCCAGATTCCAGACGGGCGGTCATCGACAACGCCACCTTCACGAGCATCGGCCATCCAGCTGTCATCAGTTCGACTTCGCGATGAGCCGACATCAGGGCAGCGGCAACCGGTACCGACGGCGGCGGCCCAGGGATCGCCGGCTGGGTATCAGGGCAGCCAGCAGAGAGCGTCGGAAGCCGCGATTCCATCTGAGGAACCATCGGCGCCACCGCCCAAGCCGACGAAGGTCAAGTCGCACAGCTCCAAGCTTGGACATGAAAGTCGCCCGACTAGCCCTCCCGTGAAGTTCGCAGAAGAACGACCAGGCGAACATGGTGGTGCATCGCCTCAGGAGGCGTCTTCGGGACAGCAGGACGTCGAAATTGCTTTTTCATCTCCCACGGCCGCTACGGGCGACGTGACGTTCGCTGACAGAGCCCTGCAAGGGGCGAACGCACAGCACCGGCGCGAAAGCGTGATGCTCCGGCGCGAAAGCCTACGGCAACGGCGCGAAAGCGTGCAGCTCCGGTTAGAACGCAGGCGCAAGGACCCGGTTTTCCTCTTCGCGAACCTGATCGGCCCCGCGTTGGATGCGACAATGAGCGCCACGGTTACGGGGCACCTCGACACGGGCGTCAACGAGTCATGGAGCAACGAGGCGAAGGCTCGCGGTCTGCTGTTCACCATCCTCCACTGCTTGGCGCAGGCCTTAGTAAACATCCTCATCAAGCAGGTGGTGGGCATCCCCAAGACGAAGATAGCTTACTTCGTGGCCTTCGGTTATATGTATGGCAGCATGCCAGAGGCGTTCGAGCTGTCCAAGCCCTTCGCACCGAGGCACGTCCAGGTAGGAGGGGACTTCGTTATCGAGCCGCCTTTTGCACACGACCGGGGAAGTATACTCTTGTAAGCTAATAAATGTGCTCGCATATGGCGCCTTGAAGCTTCACTATTGCATGTGCCCTTCCGTGTTTGGCGCTGTTTGGccttaggtgcccttgcgccataaaaacctagcgTCATCATCATAATCCTTTCCGGTGGGGGAGAAGGGGCTGGGTCATTTTTACGAAGACTCCACTAAAACGCACTCTTCGTTTACAACCGGCAGAAATGCAGGAAAGTTCCGGAATGTCGCGTTTGTGAGCTTTTAAGGACAAAATGCCTCAAGTTCAGGACGCCAGTAATGATTACATACGACCCATTCTCGAAAGCACCCCACTATGCGTTTCACATATGTCGCTATTATTGCTCAGACTCACTTCATGATAGCGTTCTCCGTGACCAGCAAAGTCACACTGGGATTTCTGGTAGCGACACCAGTGGCGATTCTGTTTTGTCACAGGAGAAAATTTCTCACAGCGCTGCCACTGCAAAGTGTCCGTCACTGACTGCACACTGATTGCCACTAAGGACTGTAAAACTTCACTCACGGCCACGGGGGAGGAGTTTAACGGCCGCATTCTCGTAAAGCTCATTGCACTCGCAGGTGCACCTGGTTCTCCGGGGTCTGAGCAGCCTCATGTCGTTAATGCTCAAGGCGG
The Amblyomma americanum isolate KBUSLIRL-KWMA chromosome 3, ASM5285725v1, whole genome shotgun sequence genome window above contains:
- the LOC144123444 gene encoding intraflagellar transport protein 81 homolog, translating into MSEQLKFIVQELNKEPFNKKLNLISFDAYRPDQLLQTLMDVFAELDPKMKADVRSEDPEQLAMKNLSFLRILKYKPPPDIAGRGSFRQGLVAGAKEAVLPVLEWTLRGLPELRKRAYLGRFLVKVDVPPELDGDVDLQALYAQYEAAMGQFKEAHRMGEALKASGLNTQELRKDIAQMEQEREQLLKKVAKLRRKVETQRNKDVLLQLARSLREEQDRAETLAQQRNSLRDALNHCEQKIQRLTLQLRDLQHSAAGATPEVLLKRLEEELRANGYLVRDKLPKEIAACQNALRDLQKVAAEPAMGQNELSRLKAKVQSENQEINALYEQKMRSQEAADDKLTLFRQQAAVIARKKEAAAETLNELRLQVAQLEAQLQEKQSLVSGGEQVLKGDEFKKYVNALRGKSSQYKQQRQELAELRAETGVLARTQEILTQKERELTQSLEALEERHGVRGYHRLQGTLESLSGSKAAIDETKMATLEDMSAMVTNLNKRIAERKGRLAPAIRDLRPLRKSFQDVSAEYEKKKAAYDACAAGLESSLACLEQEVASLRSELNSEESKLNFLQHSLRIHEVQLNFLKANGVLGNPAAEAGSDSQTSLRTRLSQEIAEQEKKGKALRERQKELREKQTSLRAQTEQWTHLQTLLRAKMAAITASAAWQHHQAAPPPPPASAAAREDSASRDWLVL